A single genomic interval of Eurosta solidaginis isolate ZX-2024a chromosome 3, ASM4086904v1, whole genome shotgun sequence harbors:
- the LOC137243767 gene encoding galectin-3-like isoform X4 translates to MQKYFALYLNVEQGYPLQQPGGYMGQMMPSTQPGQAPMPSQPPMPGQPPIPARPGYNQPPAPGTGIYQQPQQYYEAQRRLDPDQMPNPISVH, encoded by the exons atgcaaaaatactttgcCTTATATCTTAATGTCGAA caaggttatcctctacaacaaccaggtggttacatgggtcaaatgatgccatcaacacaacctggacaggcgccaatgcccagtcagccacccatgccgggtcaacccccaatacccgcacgtcctggttataat caaccacctgcacctggtactggtatatatcaacagccgcaacagtattaTGAAGCCCagcgccgtttagatcccgatcagatgccaaatccgataagcgttcattga
- the LOC137243767 gene encoding galectin-3-like isoform X2, whose amino-acid sequence MQKYFALYLNVEVRDVVSRDIERDVHFYQSCSEALRQGYPLQQPGGYMGQMMPSTQPGQAPMPSQPPMPGQPPIPARPGYNQPPAPGTGIYQQPQQYYEAQRRLDPDQMPNPISVH is encoded by the exons atgcaaaaatactttgcCTTATATCTTAATGTCGAAGTACGTGATGTGGTAAGTCGGGATATAGAGCGTGATGTGCACTTTTATCAATCGTGTTCGGAAGCCTTGCGG caaggttatcctctacaacaaccaggtggttacatgggtcaaatgatgccatcaacacaacctggacaggcgccaatgcccagtcagccacccatgccgggtcaacccccaatacccgcacgtcctggttataat caaccacctgcacctggtactggtatatatcaacagccgcaacagtattaTGAAGCCCagcgccgtttagatcccgatcagatgccaaatccgataagcgttcattga
- the LOC137243767 gene encoding galectin-3-like isoform X3: MQKYFALYLNVEVRDVQGYPLQQPGGYMGQMMPSTQPGQAPMPSQPPMPGQPPIPARPGYNQPPAPGTGIYQQPQQYYEAQRRLDPDQMPNPISVH, translated from the exons atgcaaaaatactttgcCTTATATCTTAATGTCGAAGTACGTGATGTG caaggttatcctctacaacaaccaggtggttacatgggtcaaatgatgccatcaacacaacctggacaggcgccaatgcccagtcagccacccatgccgggtcaacccccaatacccgcacgtcctggttataat caaccacctgcacctggtactggtatatatcaacagccgcaacagtattaTGAAGCCCagcgccgtttagatcccgatcagatgccaaatccgataagcgttcattga
- the fand gene encoding pre-mRNA-splicing factor syf1 homolog yields MTLTDKPLVPVDIDFPEEDVPYEEEILRNAYSVKHWLRYIEHKSKSPNCGVNIVYERALKELPGSYKIWYNYLRTRRKQVRGRSLSDLMYDEVNNTFERALVFMHKMPRIWMDYGVFMTAQCRITRTRHVFDRALRALPITQHHRIWPLYLKFVQRFNITETALRIYRRYLKLCPEDAEEYIEYLTDVGRLDEAAQQLASVVDNENFVSKHGKSNHQLWNELCDLISKNPDKVHSLNVDAIIRSGLRRYTDQLGHLWNSLADYYVRSGLFDRARDIYEEAIQTVTTVRDFTQVFDEYAQFEEVSLNKRMEMVANDPHATEEDDIDVELRLARFEYLMERRLLLLNSVLLRQNPHSVHEWHKRVKLYEGKPHEIINTYTEAVQTVQPKLAVGKLHTLWVEFAKFYESNEQVEDARIVFERGTEVEYIKVEDLAAVWCEWAEMEIRQENFEDALRLMQKATAMPKRKVAYHDDTETVQMRLYRSLKVWSMYADLEESFGTFKTCKAVYDRIIDLKICTPQIIINYGLFLEEHNYFEEAFRAYEKGIALFKWPNVYDIWNAYLTKFLKRYAGTKLERARDLFEQCLENCPPEHAKYFYLLYAKLEEEHGLARHAMAVYDRAASAVKPEEMFDMYNIFIKKAAEIYGLPRTREIYEKAIEALPEENMRPMCVRFAEMETKLGEIDRARAIYAHCSQVCDPRITAEFWQTWKEFEVRHGNEDTMREMLRIKRSVQATYNTQVNMMAAQFLNQSSANAATAEGGSDAMRLLEAKAAAEQQARQQQTLKPQTSGNIMFVRGETQGGSAKDKVVNPDEIDIGESDEEDDDEEEDGDEDTNSAADGATNGNNKRSANEENIIASKKLCIEQQAIPAKVFGSLKKSANGGDDEQDED; encoded by the exons atgacgCTCACGGACAAACCTCTGGTGCCTGTGGATATCGATTTC CCCGAGGAAGATGTGCCCTATGAAGAAGAGATTCTACGCAATGCTTACTCTGTAAAACATTGGCTACGTTATATTGAACACAAATCGAAGTCGCCAAATTGTGGTGTGAATATTGTTTATGAACGTGCACTGAAAGAGCTACCCGGCAGCTATAAAATCTGGTATAACTATTTGCGTACCAGACGTAAGCAGGTTCGAGGGCGATCACTTAGCGATCTCATGTATGATGAAGTGAATAACACTTTCGAACGTGCACTAGTATTTATGCATAAAATGCCACGTATTTGGATGGATTATGGAGTATTTATGACGGCTCAATGTCGCATAACACGGACACGACATGTATTTGATCGTGCCTTACGTGCATTACCAATTACCCAACATCATCGTATTTGGCCACTTTATTTGAAATTTGTACAACGCTTCAATATAACTGAGACAGCTTTGCGCATATATAGACGCTATTTGAAATTGTGCCCAGAGGATGCGGAAGAGTATATTGAGTATTTGACAGATGTGGGACGCTTAGATGAAGCTGCACAACAGTTAGCTTCGGTGGTAGACAATGAAAATTTTGTATCCAAGCACGGAAAGTCAAATCACCAGCTATGGAACGAATTAtgtgatttgatatcgaaaaatccTGATAAGGTGCATTCGTTGAATGTAGATGCTATTATACGCAGTGGGTTAAGGCG ATATACCGATCAACTTGGCCATTTATGGAACTCCTTAGCCGATTATTATGTACGTTCAGGCTTATTTGATCGTGCACGCGATATATATGAAGAAGCCATACAAACTGTCACAACTGTACGTGATTTCACACAAGTATTCGATGAATATGCACAATTTGAGGAGGTCTCATTGAATAAACGTATGGAAATGGTAGCCAATGATCCACATGCCACTGAAGAGGATGATATAGACGTAGAGCTGCGTTTGGCGCGTTTCGAATATCTTATGGAGCGACGTTTGCTATTGCTCAATAGCGTGTTGTTGCGACAAAATCCACACAGTGTACATGAATGGCATAAACGTGTAAAGTTGTATGAAGGCAAACCGCATGAGATTATCAATACCTATACTGAGGCAGTACAGACCGTGCAACCCAAGCTTGCTGTGGGCAAATTGCACACACTATGGGTAGAATTTGCAAAGTTCTATGAATCAAATGAGCAAGTCGAAGATGCTCGCATCGTTTTTGAGCGTGGCACTGAAGTGGAATATATAAAAGTAGAGGATTTGGCCGCCGTTTGGTGTGAATGGGCGGAAATGGAGATTAG GCAAGAGAATTTCGAAGACGCTTTGCGTCTAATGCAAAAAGCAACTGCTATGCCTAAGCGCAAAGTCGCCTATCATGATGATACAGAAACTGTACAAATGCGTCTGTATCGTTCACTCAAAGTTTGGTCAATGTATGCCGACTTGGAAGAATCTTTTGGCACTTTTAAAACATGCAAAGCTGTTTATGATCGTATAATAGATTTGAAAATTTGTACACCACAAATCATTATTAATTATGGGCTCTTTTTGGAGGAGCACAATTATTTTGAAGAAGCTTTCCGCGCCTATGAAAAAGGTATTGCGTTATTCAAGTGGCCAAACGTTTATGATATTTGGAATGCATACTTGACCAAGTTTCTTAAACGTTATGCCGGTACAAAACTAGAGCGCGCACGTGATCTATTCGAACAATGCCTGGAGAATTGTCCGCCAGAGCATGCCaagtatttttatttgttgtatgccaaattggaagaggagcatGGCTTGGCGCGTCATGCTATGGCCGTTTATGATCGTGCAGCGAGCGCTGTTAAGCCGGAAGAAATGTTCGATATGTATAACATATTTAttaagaaagcagcagaaatttatGGCCTGCCACGCACACGAGAAATATATGAGAAGGCAATAGAGGCACTGCCCGAAGAGAATATGCGCCCAATGTGTGTGCGTTTTGCCGAGATGGAAACGAAGTTGGGTGAAATTGATCGGGCGCGTGCTATTTATGCACATTGCTCGCAG GTTTGCGATCCGCGCATAACCGCTGAATTTTGGCAAACATGGAAAGAGTTCGAGGTACGCCATGGCAACGAGGATACAATGCGTGAAATGTTGCGCATTAAACGTTCAGTGCAAGCCACTTACAATACACAAGTTAATATGATGGCGGCACAATTTCTCAATCAATCAAGCGCAAATGCGGCTACTGCAGAAGGTGGTAGCGATGCTATGCGCCTACTCGAGGCCAAAGCAGCTGCAGAACAACAAGCACGCCAACAACAAACGCTTAAACCACAAACCAGTGGCAATATTATGTTTGTACGTGGCGAAACGCAAGGAGGAAGCGCTAAGGATAAAGTTGTTAATCCAGATGAAATTGATATTGGTGAGAGTGATGAAGAAGATGACGATGAAGAGGAGGATGGCGATGAGGATACTAATTCTGCAGCTGATGGCGCAACCAATGGCAATAATAAACGTAGCGCTAATGAAGAAAATATAATTGCATCGAAAAAACTGTGTATCGAACAGCAGGCAATCCCAGCGAAAGTATTTGGTAGTCTGAAAAAAAGCGCGAATGGTGGCGATGATGAACAGGATGAGGATTAG
- the LOC137243767 gene encoding calcium-binding protein P-like isoform X1, which produces MNLDNNYPKKLLLHWMVKPQHCQSSPRNPTHRRRFWGWRGYLTLMQGYPLQQPGGYMGQMMPSTQPGQAPMPSQPPMPGQPPIPARPGYNQPPAPGTGIYQQPQQYYEAQRRLDPDQMPNPISVH; this is translated from the exons atgaATCTCGACAACAATTATCCGAAGAAGTTGTTGCTGCATTGGATGGTGAAACCACAGCATTGTCAATCAAGTCCAAGGAATCCAACACATCGGAGAAGGTTCTGGGGATGGCGTGGCTACCTGACATTGATG caaggttatcctctacaacaaccaggtggttacatgggtcaaatgatgccatcaacacaacctggacaggcgccaatgcccagtcagccacccatgccgggtcaacccccaatacccgcacgtcctggttataat caaccacctgcacctggtactggtatatatcaacagccgcaacagtattaTGAAGCCCagcgccgtttagatcccgatcagatgccaaatccgataagcgttcattga